From a region of the Cygnus atratus isolate AKBS03 ecotype Queensland, Australia chromosome 3, CAtr_DNAZoo_HiC_assembly, whole genome shotgun sequence genome:
- the RD3 gene encoding protein RD3 isoform X3, whose translation MSLASWFRWNEPPSRISQRNPTEMVVETLMMELSWQMKQAEKQQRERENEYRKIKTGVDYGWLVSYPKQSYDISPGERLQLEDMCTKIHPSYCGPVILRFRQLVAEYEPEVQEVSRLFRSVLQEVAEKIKEEEEAKKLARQWNTKNKTSLSLTTFKSRSRISPFISDIKTISEDVERGTQPTRRVWSMPEFRNAKDY comes from the exons ATGTCGCTGGCATCCTGGTTCAGGTGGAATGAGCCCCCCAGCCGGATTTCCCAGAGGAACCCCACCGAGATGGTGGTCGAGACGCTAATGATGGAGCTGAGCTGGCAGATGAAGCAGGCGGAGAAGCAGCAGCGGGAGCGGGAGAATGAGTATCGCAAGATCAAGACTGGGGTGGACTACGGCTGGCTGGTCAGCTATCCAAAGCAGAGCTATGATATCAGCCCCGGAGaaaggctgcagctggaggataTGTGTACCAAAATACACCCCTCCTACTGTGGGCCTGTCATACTCAG ATTCCGGCAACTCGTTGCTGAATACGAGCCAGAAGTGCAGGAAGTATCCCGGCTCTTCCGCTCCGTCCTGCAGGAAGTGGCTGAGAAGAtcaaagaggaggaagaggccaAGAAGCTCGCCAGGCAATggaacacaaagaacaaaaccagcctCTCCTTAACAACGTTTAAATCCCGGTCCAGGATTTCTCCGTTCATCAGCGACATCAAGACCATCTCTGAAGATGTCGAACGGGGCACCCAGCCCACCAGGAGGGTTTGGAGCATGCCCGAATTTCGGAACGCCAAGGATTACTGA
- the RD3 gene encoding protein RD3 isoform X1: MRVEVCRASSEGLTSHRVLLRAPSSPRLPTQALLQKFVPSEDTQGAMSLASWFRWNEPPSRISQRNPTEMVVETLMMELSWQMKQAEKQQRERENEYRKIKTGVDYGWLVSYPKQSYDISPGERLQLEDMCTKIHPSYCGPVILRFRQLVAEYEPEVQEVSRLFRSVLQEVAEKIKEEEEAKKLARQWNTKNKTSLSLTTFKSRSRISPFISDIKTISEDVERGTQPTRRVWSMPEFRNAKDY; this comes from the exons ATGCGGGTTGAAGTTTGCCGTGCCAGCTCTGAGGGCTTGACTTCGCACCGTGTCCTCCTCCGGGCACCCTCCTCGCCCCGGCTGCCCACACAAGCGCTGCTGCAAAAG tTTGTTCCCAGTGAAGACACGCAGGGCGCTATGTCGCTGGCATCCTGGTTCAGGTGGAATGAGCCCCCCAGCCGGATTTCCCAGAGGAACCCCACCGAGATGGTGGTCGAGACGCTAATGATGGAGCTGAGCTGGCAGATGAAGCAGGCGGAGAAGCAGCAGCGGGAGCGGGAGAATGAGTATCGCAAGATCAAGACTGGGGTGGACTACGGCTGGCTGGTCAGCTATCCAAAGCAGAGCTATGATATCAGCCCCGGAGaaaggctgcagctggaggataTGTGTACCAAAATACACCCCTCCTACTGTGGGCCTGTCATACTCAG ATTCCGGCAACTCGTTGCTGAATACGAGCCAGAAGTGCAGGAAGTATCCCGGCTCTTCCGCTCCGTCCTGCAGGAAGTGGCTGAGAAGAtcaaagaggaggaagaggccaAGAAGCTCGCCAGGCAATggaacacaaagaacaaaaccagcctCTCCTTAACAACGTTTAAATCCCGGTCCAGGATTTCTCCGTTCATCAGCGACATCAAGACCATCTCTGAAGATGTCGAACGGGGCACCCAGCCCACCAGGAGGGTTTGGAGCATGCCCGAATTTCGGAACGCCAAGGATTACTGA
- the RD3 gene encoding protein RD3 isoform X2 — MHEMLGQDFPSFEDWPFQLQFVPSEDTQGAMSLASWFRWNEPPSRISQRNPTEMVVETLMMELSWQMKQAEKQQRERENEYRKIKTGVDYGWLVSYPKQSYDISPGERLQLEDMCTKIHPSYCGPVILRFRQLVAEYEPEVQEVSRLFRSVLQEVAEKIKEEEEAKKLARQWNTKNKTSLSLTTFKSRSRISPFISDIKTISEDVERGTQPTRRVWSMPEFRNAKDY, encoded by the exons ATGCATGAAATGCTTGGACAGGATTTTCCTTCGTTTGAGGACTGGCCATTTCAGTTGCAG tTTGTTCCCAGTGAAGACACGCAGGGCGCTATGTCGCTGGCATCCTGGTTCAGGTGGAATGAGCCCCCCAGCCGGATTTCCCAGAGGAACCCCACCGAGATGGTGGTCGAGACGCTAATGATGGAGCTGAGCTGGCAGATGAAGCAGGCGGAGAAGCAGCAGCGGGAGCGGGAGAATGAGTATCGCAAGATCAAGACTGGGGTGGACTACGGCTGGCTGGTCAGCTATCCAAAGCAGAGCTATGATATCAGCCCCGGAGaaaggctgcagctggaggataTGTGTACCAAAATACACCCCTCCTACTGTGGGCCTGTCATACTCAG ATTCCGGCAACTCGTTGCTGAATACGAGCCAGAAGTGCAGGAAGTATCCCGGCTCTTCCGCTCCGTCCTGCAGGAAGTGGCTGAGAAGAtcaaagaggaggaagaggccaAGAAGCTCGCCAGGCAATggaacacaaagaacaaaaccagcctCTCCTTAACAACGTTTAAATCCCGGTCCAGGATTTCTCCGTTCATCAGCGACATCAAGACCATCTCTGAAGATGTCGAACGGGGCACCCAGCCCACCAGGAGGGTTTGGAGCATGCCCGAATTTCGGAACGCCAAGGATTACTGA